Proteins from one Streptosporangium becharense genomic window:
- a CDS encoding ArsB/NhaD family transporter: MTVTAWLAVAVFLGAYTLIATERVHRVAAALGGAGIMLAVHATDAGAAFFSVQSGIDWNVVFLLLGMMIIVGVLKQTGVFEYLAIWAAKRARGRPYRLMVLLVVITAGASALLDNVTTVLLIAPVTFLVCERLALPTVPFLISEAMASNIGGAATLVGDPPNIIIASRGGLSFNDFLIHMAPMVVVLMAVFIGLCWLMFRRTFVYDPDLAADIMELDEREAIADRKLLRQSLTVLALVMAAFVLHPVLHYEPSVVALLGAGILVALTKVTTEQAIAEVEWPTLVFFAGLFVMVGALVDTGVIGQVSQAAAGATEGRLGLTTMVLLWASAGLSAVVDNIPYVATMSPIVADLVQANGGNESAQVLWWALAFGADLGGNATAVGAAANVVIVGIAARNRTPISFWEFTRYGLVVTVVTVALVTPYLWLRYLL, translated from the coding sequence ATGACGGTCACCGCCTGGCTCGCGGTGGCCGTGTTCCTCGGCGCGTACACGCTGATCGCCACCGAGCGCGTCCACCGGGTCGCCGCGGCCCTCGGTGGGGCCGGGATCATGCTGGCCGTCCACGCCACCGACGCCGGGGCCGCGTTCTTCTCCGTACAGAGCGGGATCGACTGGAACGTCGTCTTCCTGCTGCTCGGCATGATGATCATCGTCGGGGTGCTCAAGCAGACCGGCGTGTTCGAATACCTGGCGATCTGGGCCGCTAAACGCGCCCGGGGGCGGCCGTACCGGCTGATGGTGCTGCTGGTCGTCATCACCGCGGGCGCCTCGGCGCTGCTGGACAACGTCACCACCGTGCTGCTGATCGCCCCGGTGACGTTCCTGGTGTGCGAGCGGCTCGCCCTGCCCACGGTGCCGTTCCTCATCAGTGAGGCGATGGCCTCCAACATCGGTGGCGCCGCCACCCTGGTGGGTGATCCGCCCAACATCATCATCGCCAGCCGGGGCGGCCTGTCCTTCAACGACTTCCTGATCCACATGGCGCCCATGGTGGTCGTGCTGATGGCGGTCTTCATCGGATTGTGCTGGCTCATGTTCCGCAGGACGTTCGTCTATGATCCCGACCTGGCCGCCGACATCATGGAGCTGGACGAGCGCGAGGCCATCGCCGACCGGAAGCTGCTGCGGCAGAGCCTGACCGTGCTCGCCCTGGTCATGGCCGCCTTCGTGCTGCACCCGGTGTTGCACTACGAGCCCTCGGTGGTGGCTCTCCTCGGCGCCGGGATCCTGGTGGCGCTCACCAAGGTCACCACCGAGCAGGCCATCGCCGAGGTGGAGTGGCCCACCCTGGTGTTCTTCGCCGGGCTGTTCGTCATGGTCGGCGCCCTGGTCGACACCGGCGTCATCGGGCAGGTCTCCCAGGCCGCGGCGGGCGCCACCGAGGGACGACTCGGGCTGACCACCATGGTGCTGCTGTGGGCCTCGGCAGGGCTGTCAGCCGTCGTCGACAACATCCCTTACGTCGCCACCATGAGCCCCATCGTCGCCGACCTGGTCCAGGCGAACGGTGGCAACGAGTCCGCCCAGGTTTTGTGGTGGGCGTTGGCCTTCGGCGCCGACCTGGGCGGCAACGCCACCGCGGTCGGCGCCGCGGCCAACGTCGTCATCGTCGGTATCGCCGCGCGCAACCGCACCCCGATCAGCTTCTGGGAGTTCACCCGGTACGGCCTCGTCGTCACCGTCGTGACCGTCGCCCTGGTCACGCCGTACCTGTGGCTGCGCTACCTCCTGTGA
- a CDS encoding cation:proton antiporter, translating to MVPRAHRDPPEREVHLRGHVVRHPAEDGVSAAIGAFLVGLALTGEIADRARAVLTPLRDLFAAAFFLAIGLSVSL from the coding sequence ATGGTCCCGCGCGCGCACCGCGACCCTCCAGAGCGCGAGGTCCATCTCCGTGGTCACGTTGTACGGCATCCCGCCGAGGACGGCGTCTCCGCGGCGATCGGCGCCTTCCTCGTCGGGCTCGCGCTCACCGGCGAGATCGCCGACCGGGCCCGCGCCGTCCTGACCCCGCTGCGGGATCTGTTCGCCGCGGCGTTCTTCCTGGCCATCGGCCTGTCCGTCAGCCTGTAG
- a CDS encoding MFS transporter, producing MITVMERFLPARLGTGFRWLLASSWLTNLGDGVAAAAGPLLIATLTGDPLMISLSALVGWAPPLLFSLYAGVLSDRYDRRRIVLVANAMRVVVLAALVALMVTGTVTVATALVALTLRSIAEVFADNATATLTPMMVSKDDLVIANARLGTGFITLNQLAGPPIGAALFGLGLTWPFAGQLLLVVAGIVLVSRITLPPDGRQADDLMPNTVRELIAGFSWTIQHAAVRTLALTVLIFNFTFGAAWSVLVLYTQEQLGLGALGFGLMTTIGGIGGLIGTGLYGAITRRVSLGVLMRIGLIIETFTHLGLALTHSPWIAGGIFLVFGAHAFIWGTTSVTVRQRAVPRELQGRVGSVNTVCVYAGLVVGSLIGGVLATRLGVAAPFWFAFAGSAVFVVLLWRQLMLITHDD from the coding sequence GTGATCACAGTGATGGAGCGATTCCTGCCTGCCCGGCTGGGGACAGGATTCCGGTGGTTGCTGGCCTCGAGCTGGCTGACGAATCTCGGTGATGGGGTCGCGGCCGCGGCGGGCCCACTGCTGATCGCGACGTTGACTGGTGACCCGCTGATGATTTCACTGTCGGCCCTGGTGGGCTGGGCGCCTCCGCTGTTGTTCAGCCTGTATGCGGGCGTGCTGTCGGATCGGTATGACCGGCGCAGGATCGTGCTCGTCGCGAACGCGATGCGGGTCGTGGTGCTGGCGGCGCTTGTCGCGCTCATGGTGACCGGCACCGTGACCGTGGCGACGGCGCTGGTGGCGCTCACGCTCCGGTCCATCGCCGAGGTCTTCGCCGACAACGCGACGGCCACGCTGACTCCCATGATGGTCAGCAAGGACGATCTCGTTATCGCCAACGCCCGCTTGGGTACGGGGTTCATCACGCTCAATCAGCTCGCCGGGCCGCCGATCGGCGCGGCACTGTTCGGCCTCGGCTTGACCTGGCCGTTCGCGGGCCAGCTGCTCCTGGTGGTGGCGGGGATCGTCCTGGTCTCCCGGATCACGTTGCCGCCGGACGGCCGACAGGCCGACGATCTCATGCCTAACACCGTACGGGAATTGATCGCTGGGTTCAGCTGGACCATCCAGCACGCGGCGGTCCGCACGCTGGCGCTCACAGTCCTGATCTTCAACTTCACGTTCGGCGCGGCCTGGTCGGTTCTCGTCCTCTACACCCAGGAACAGCTCGGGCTCGGCGCCCTGGGCTTCGGCCTGATGACCACCATCGGCGGGATCGGCGGATTGATCGGCACCGGCCTGTACGGGGCCATCACCCGCAGGGTGAGCCTCGGCGTCCTGATGCGGATCGGACTCATCATCGAAACCTTCACCCATCTGGGCTTGGCCCTGACCCATTCGCCGTGGATCGCCGGGGGCATCTTCCTGGTCTTCGGCGCGCACGCCTTCATATGGGGCACGACCTCGGTCACCGTCCGCCAGCGCGCGGTCCCGCGCGAACTGCAGGGTCGAGTGGGCAGTGTCAACACCGTCTGCGTCTACGCCGGTCTGGTGGTCGGCTCGTTGATCGGCGGTGTCCTGGCCACCCGCCTCGGTGTCGCAGCGCCCTTCTGGTTCGCCTTCGCTGGTTCCGCGGTGTTCGTGGTACTGCTGTGGCGGCAACTCATGCTCATCACCCACGACGACTGA
- a CDS encoding type IV toxin-antitoxin system AbiEi family antitoxin domain-containing protein, with translation MTRSSQENKSPSKPERFIHEHPDRLWHPRDIALHLGDITLNTMYRQLSRWAERGLIRKIGHGIYTATTASPGPLPAGQKP, from the coding sequence ATGACTCGATCCTCTCAAGAGAACAAGTCTCCATCGAAGCCGGAGCGGTTCATCCACGAACATCCCGACCGGCTCTGGCACCCCCGCGACATCGCCCTCCACCTCGGCGACATCACCCTGAACACGATGTACCGGCAGCTGTCTCGCTGGGCCGAACGCGGCCTCATCCGCAAGATCGGCCACGGCATCTACACCGCGACCACGGCTTCCCCCGGCCCCTTGCCAGCAGGCCAGAAACCCTAA
- a CDS encoding IS3 family transposase (programmed frameshift), with product MAAKSPYPAELRKRAVRMVAQVRPDYPTEWAAINAVAAKLGIGTAETLRKWIRQAQIDEGQRPGTTSDESAELKRLRRENAELRRANEILKAASGFLRGRARPATHALVTFIDEHRKVFGVEPICRVLTEHGLLISPSTYYAAKSRRPSARTVRDAELDGHIRRVHAANYGVYGARKVWRHLLREGHQVARCTVERRMRALGLAGARRGKKIRTTTADPGHQRASDLLKRDFSAPRPNMVWVADFTYVHAWCGIVYVAFVIDVYSRAIVGWSAATSKRAGLVLDALDMALWRRGRTGRPVGPRLIHHSDAGSQYTGFRFTAHLMGAGIDASIGTVGDALDNALMESQIGLYKTELIKPRGPWRTLAEVELATAEWVEWFNTTRLHSAIGNVPPEEYEALYYAQHQPSETIGINP from the exons ATGGCAGCCAAGTCCCCCTATCCGGCGGAGCTGCGTAAGCGCGCGGTGCGGATGGTCGCGCAGGTCCGCCCGGACTACCCGACCGAGTGGGCCGCGATCAACGCAGTCGCAGCCAAACTCGGCATCGGCACCGCCGAAACGCTGCGCAAGTGGATCCGTCAGGCCCAGATCGACGAAGGACAGCGACCGGGTACCACCAGCGATGAATCGGCCGAGCTCAAGCGGCTGCGGCGGGAGAACGCCGAGCTGCGCCGGGCCAACGAGATCCTCAAAGCCGCTTCAG GCTTTCTTCGCGGCCGAGCTCGACCGGCCACACACGCACTCGTGACCTTCATCGACGAACACCGCAAGGTGTTCGGTGTCGAGCCGATCTGCCGCGTCCTGACCGAGCATGGCCTGTTGATCTCTCCCAGCACCTACTACGCCGCCAAGAGCCGGCGGCCCTCGGCCCGCACCGTTCGCGATGCCGAGCTGGACGGGCACATCAGGCGGGTTCACGCCGCCAACTACGGCGTCTACGGTGCCCGGAAGGTGTGGCGGCACCTGCTGCGTGAGGGCCACCAGGTGGCCCGGTGCACGGTGGAGCGGCGGATGCGTGCCCTGGGCCTGGCAGGGGCCCGCCGCGGAAAGAAGATCCGCACCACCACAGCCGATCCCGGCCACCAACGGGCATCAGACCTGCTCAAGCGGGACTTTTCCGCGCCCCGCCCGAACATGGTCTGGGTCGCCGACTTCACCTACGTTCATGCCTGGTGCGGGATCGTCTACGTCGCCTTCGTCATCGACGTCTACTCCCGCGCGATCGTCGGCTGGTCGGCAGCCACCTCCAAGCGTGCCGGGCTGGTGCTGGACGCCCTGGACATGGCGTTGTGGCGGCGCGGCCGTACCGGGCGTCCCGTCGGGCCGCGCCTGATCCATCATTCGGACGCGGGAAGTCAGTACACCGGTTTCCGCTTCACCGCCCATCTGATGGGCGCAGGTATCGACGCGTCCATCGGGACGGTCGGGGACGCGCTGGACAACGCGCTGATGGAGTCGCAGATCGGCTTGTACAAGACCGAGCTGATCAAACCCCGCGGCCCCTGGCGCACCCTGGCGGAGGTGGAACTGGCCACCGCCGAATGGGTCGAGTGGTTCAACACCACCCGCCTGCACTCGGCCATCGGCAACGTCCCACCGGAGGAATACGAAGCCCTCTACTACGCTCAGCACCAGCCCAGCGAGACCATTGGAATCAACCCCTGA
- a CDS encoding IS4 family transposase yields MFAPGHLGELTALMPFELVDAVLDETRTVQRRLRDLPSRVGVYFLLAMCLFPEIGYRLVWQKLTTGLAGLVVVTPTAKALRDLRRRVGSVSMRRLFEVVSGPLAGRRTPGARFGAYRPVSFDGCSSLKAPDTARNQAWLGSVGHGGYPLLELMTLVETGTRAVIGAVFGPTSEGETSYARRLLHLLTPDMLVLWDKGFDSNDFLAEVRATGAQVLGRLRGNRRTPILRRLGDGSYLSVIGAVQMRIIEARITVTCADGTVFVGSYRLASSLVDADRYPAAALVDLYHQRWEHESAYYALRHTIMNGRVLRSGDRPGLEQEMWALLTLYQLLRTVMVDAAESRPGTDPDRCSFTIAFQTARDQVLQATGVITDGTDLVGAIGHATLTALLPPRRPRVSTRKVKSPMSRYKERRPDGRPDRSRAVTSLDITLLDPPPTLPTASRDDRHTTPNKRRHHRVLTLIHEPPRLRWRPQGLIPMVSLGWC; encoded by the coding sequence GTGTTCGCGCCCGGGCACCTCGGGGAGCTGACCGCGCTGATGCCGTTCGAGCTGGTCGACGCGGTGTTGGACGAGACCCGAACCGTGCAGCGCCGCCTGCGGGACCTGCCCTCACGGGTCGGCGTCTACTTCCTGCTGGCGATGTGCCTGTTCCCGGAGATCGGCTACCGGCTGGTCTGGCAGAAGCTGACGACGGGCCTGGCCGGGCTGGTGGTGGTGACACCGACCGCCAAAGCTCTGCGTGACCTGCGTCGGCGGGTCGGCAGCGTGTCGATGCGCCGATTGTTCGAGGTCGTGTCCGGGCCGTTGGCCGGGCGTCGAACACCAGGTGCGAGGTTCGGCGCCTATCGCCCGGTCTCCTTCGATGGCTGCAGCTCGCTGAAGGCCCCCGACACCGCCCGTAACCAGGCATGGCTAGGCTCGGTCGGGCACGGCGGTTACCCCCTGCTGGAGCTGATGACGCTGGTGGAGACCGGCACCCGCGCCGTGATCGGCGCGGTCTTCGGCCCGACCAGCGAGGGCGAGACGAGCTATGCCCGGCGGCTGTTGCACCTACTGACCCCGGACATGCTGGTGTTGTGGGACAAGGGCTTCGACAGCAACGACTTCCTGGCCGAGGTGAGGGCCACCGGCGCGCAGGTCCTGGGCCGGCTGCGCGGTAACCGGCGCACTCCCATCCTGCGCCGGCTTGGCGACGGCTCCTATCTGTCGGTGATCGGCGCTGTCCAGATGCGCATCATCGAGGCGCGCATCACCGTGACCTGCGCGGACGGAACCGTCTTTGTCGGCTCCTACCGGCTGGCCAGCAGCCTGGTCGACGCCGACCGCTACCCGGCCGCGGCCCTGGTCGACCTCTACCACCAGCGGTGGGAACACGAATCGGCCTACTACGCTCTCCGTCACACGATCATGAACGGCCGCGTCCTGCGCTCCGGCGACCGCCCTGGCCTGGAACAGGAGATGTGGGCCCTGCTCACGCTCTACCAACTGCTGCGCACGGTGATGGTGGACGCGGCCGAGTCCCGCCCCGGCACCGACCCCGACCGCTGCTCCTTCACCATCGCCTTCCAGACCGCCCGCGACCAAGTCCTCCAGGCCACCGGTGTGATCACCGACGGGACGGACCTGGTCGGCGCCATCGGCCACGCCACCTTGACCGCCCTGCTCCCACCGCGCCGCCCGCGCGTGAGCACCCGCAAGGTCAAGTCACCCATGTCCCGCTACAAAGAACGCCGCCCCGACGGCAGACCCGATCGCAGCCGCGCCGTCACCAGCCTCGATATCACCCTCCTCGATCCCCCGCCCACACTCCCCACCGCCTCCCGCGACGACCGGCACACCACCCCGAACAAGCGCCGCCACCACCGCGTCCTGACACTGATCCATGAACCGCCCCGACTTCGATGGAGACCTCAGGGGTTGATTCCAATGGTCTCGCTGGGCTGGTGCTGA